A region from the Nocardioides exalbidus genome encodes:
- a CDS encoding YbaB/EbfC family nucleoid-associated protein, whose translation MTQNPFDALGGGFDMNALLQQAQQMQQQLEEAQANLAKQTVDGTVAGGAVTVTANGVGELVGVTIRAGEFDGSDPDDLSDLSDLIVAAYRDARAKSEALAGDSLGPLTDGLGGGLGGGEGGGFGFNPPSLG comes from the coding sequence ATGACCCAGAACCCCTTCGACGCCCTCGGTGGCGGCTTCGACATGAACGCGCTGCTCCAGCAGGCGCAGCAGATGCAGCAGCAGCTCGAGGAGGCGCAGGCCAACCTCGCCAAGCAGACCGTCGACGGCACCGTCGCCGGCGGCGCGGTCACCGTCACCGCCAACGGCGTGGGCGAGCTGGTCGGCGTGACGATCCGCGCGGGCGAGTTCGACGGGAGCGACCCCGACGACCTGTCCGACCTCTCCGACCTGATCGTCGCCGCCTACCGCGACGCGCGCGCCAAGTCCGAGGCGCTTGCCGGCGACTCGCTCGGCCCGCTCACGGACGGCCTCGGCGGCGGCCTCGGCGGCGGCGAGGGCGGCGGCTTCGGCTTCAACCCGCCCAGCCTGGGCTGA
- the recR gene encoding recombination mediator RecR, translated as MYEGVVQDLIDELGRLPGVGPKSAQRIAFHLLQAEAVDVRRLADVLIEVKARVKFCSICFNVSEDEQCRICRDERRDPSVLCVVEEYKDVVAIERTREFRGRYHVLGGAISPIDGIGPDQLHVKELMPRLADGTVTEVILATDPNLEGEATATYLTRLLSPMGLRVTRLASGLPVGGDLEYADEVTLGRAFAGRRSAQ; from the coding sequence TTGTACGAGGGTGTCGTCCAGGACCTGATCGACGAGCTGGGCCGGCTGCCCGGCGTCGGTCCGAAGAGCGCCCAACGCATCGCCTTCCACCTGCTGCAGGCCGAGGCGGTCGACGTACGCCGCCTCGCCGACGTGCTCATCGAGGTCAAGGCCAGGGTGAAGTTCTGCTCGATCTGCTTCAACGTCAGCGAGGACGAGCAGTGCCGGATCTGCCGCGACGAGCGGCGTGACCCGAGCGTGCTGTGCGTCGTCGAGGAGTACAAGGACGTCGTCGCGATCGAGCGCACGCGCGAGTTCCGCGGGCGCTACCACGTGCTCGGCGGCGCCATCTCGCCGATCGACGGCATCGGCCCCGACCAGCTCCACGTCAAGGAGCTCATGCCGCGCCTGGCCGACGGCACGGTCACCGAGGTCATCCTCGCCACCGACCCCAACCTCGAGGGCGAGGCGACCGCGACGTATCTCACGCGCCTGCTGTCGCCGATGGGGTTGCGCGTGACCCGTCTGGCGAGTGGACTGCCTGTGGGCGGCGACCTGGAGTACGCCGACGAGGTGACGCTCGGACGAGCGTTCGCCGGAAGGAGATCAGCGCAATGA
- a CDS encoding DUF5063 domain-containing protein produces MTGTDEKVFGEQIADSVESFLLALRAIAREGNGAQAVSLLLLEISQVLLAGARLGAQNDFTPREEFQPDVGPEADIDELRLRLADMLGGVDAYTFVFDPYVPEVVESRLSDDMASIAIDLENGLRHFRAGNVAEALWWWQFSYVNSWGNLAGAALNALLTVVAHDRFNTDFDADAEALAVADEILGSDPTEVTTR; encoded by the coding sequence ATGACCGGGACGGACGAGAAGGTGTTCGGCGAGCAGATCGCCGACTCCGTGGAGAGCTTCCTGCTCGCCCTGCGCGCGATCGCGCGCGAGGGCAACGGCGCCCAGGCGGTCTCCCTGCTGCTGCTCGAGATCAGCCAGGTGCTGCTCGCCGGCGCGCGGCTCGGCGCGCAGAACGACTTCACCCCGCGCGAGGAGTTCCAGCCCGACGTCGGGCCCGAGGCCGACATCGACGAGCTGCGGCTGCGGCTCGCCGACATGCTCGGTGGCGTCGACGCGTACACCTTCGTCTTCGACCCCTACGTCCCCGAGGTCGTCGAGAGCCGGCTGTCCGACGACATGGCCTCGATCGCGATCGACCTCGAGAACGGCCTGCGCCACTTCCGCGCCGGCAACGTCGCCGAGGCGCTGTGGTGGTGGCAGTTCTCCTACGTCAACAGCTGGGGCAACCTCGCCGGCGCGGCGCTCAACGCGCTGCTGACCGTCGTGGCCCACGACCGCTTCAACACCGACTTCGACGCCGACGCCGAGGCGCTGGCCGTCGCCGACGAGATCCTCGGCAGCGACCCGACCGAGGTCACCACGCGGTAG